From Gammaproteobacteria bacterium, one genomic window encodes:
- a CDS encoding DUF1330 domain-containing protein — protein MAAYWIAHVHVTDPDAYGEYAKRATAAIEAHGGEFLARATRTIWLEGKERARNVVVRFPSVEDAERCYHSEAYREALSFARDAAERDLCIVEGN, from the coding sequence ATGGCCGCCTACTGGATTGCCCATGTCCACGTCACCGATCCCGATGCTTACGGTGAGTACGCCAAACGCGCCACCGCAGCGATCGAAGCGCACGGTGGTGAATTTCTCGCACGTGCGACGCGTACCATCTGGCTCGAAGGCAAAGAACGCGCGCGTAATGTCGTGGTGCGATTTCCGAGCGTCGAGGACGCCGAGCGATGCTACCATTCGGAAGCCTACCGCGAAGCCCTGTCATTTGCTCGCGACGCGGCCGAACGCGATCTTTGTATTGTTGAAGGTAACTAG
- a CDS encoding DNA-3-methyladenine glycosylase 2 family protein codes for MNQSKIKRHLDALAKIDPDLRRGLKLVRYPAPRIREQGFETLLSTIVAQQISTEAAAAIMRRVQALLPSMEAEAVLCLPAGALRAAGLSARKVEYVEDLARAIAENQFEVSKLPDLEDQAAINAITSLRGFGVWSAEIYLMFSLQRADIFPAGDLALRIALQKLKGIEQPLSDKQAREVVAPWAPYRSAASLFLWHYYRGAPT; via the coding sequence GTGAATCAGTCAAAAATAAAACGACACCTGGATGCACTGGCTAAAATCGATCCGGATTTGCGTCGTGGTCTGAAACTGGTACGCTACCCCGCGCCCCGAATCAGGGAACAGGGTTTCGAAACCCTGCTGTCGACGATCGTTGCGCAACAGATTTCGACCGAGGCGGCGGCCGCGATCATGCGCCGGGTGCAAGCGCTGCTGCCGAGCATGGAGGCAGAAGCGGTGCTCTGCTTACCCGCGGGCGCCCTGCGCGCCGCCGGTTTATCGGCACGCAAGGTCGAGTATGTCGAGGACCTGGCACGGGCGATCGCCGAAAATCAATTCGAGGTGTCAAAACTTCCTGACCTGGAAGACCAGGCGGCAATCAACGCGATTACGTCGCTCAGGGGATTCGGTGTCTGGAGTGCCGAAATCTACCTGATGTTTTCGCTGCAGCGCGCTGATATCTTCCCGGCTGGCGACCTGGCGCTGCGCATCGCGCTGCAGAAGTTAAAAGGCATCGAGCAACCACTCAGCGACAAACAGGCACGCGAGGTGGTCGCACCCTGGGCGCCTTACCGCAGTGCCGCGAGCCTGTTCCTGTGGCATTACTACCGCGGCGCGCCGACCTGA